The Astatotilapia calliptera chromosome 8, fAstCal1.2, whole genome shotgun sequence nucleotide sequence TTGAGCATAACCACTTAAGGCTGATCAGCACGCCGCAAAGTCTCGAGGCACTTTGCTGGGAATTAATTTTGGCAGAGTTAGAAGGGTTGGTTGAGGATTTCTCAGGTTTAGGTTTTAATCTTTTGTTGTAAGAAACCCAAGATTAGAGAGTTGGCTCAGTATAAGCGCAGTATAAGGGAGTGTTTAAAGCGGCGTGGAGCAGAATGACAATGTGTCGGAGATTTATCGAGCTGTGCGAGCATTAACGAGATCCTCCAGCTGTGATTGTGAACAGCTGGTTATGTGTGTGACGGAGGTGAGTTTCATTCACCGTGCACCGTTTGCGTAAATGATGAATGAACACAGCAGCTGTCACAAAGAAAGGGTTGAGTAGTCAGAAATCTTTCTAGTCGCCGAGAGTATCGGGAAATAGTTCCAAATTCACATTAAGTGCTTTTTGGGTAACACATGGACAGTGTTGGACAGCAAAATGTTGGCAGTACTTATGTGAGACACAGGTTTAGTACACCAGAGcttaactgtgtttgtgtgctctctgtgttaatgtgtgattttgtttttttcatttatttatttaggcacCAAAATGGCCCTGAAGTTTGTTACCAAGAACAAGACAAAGCTGAAAAGTTTCCTGCGGGAATACAGCCTAACAGGCTCACTTAGCTGCAGTCCTTTTATCATCAAAGTCCTGGACGTGCTTTTTGAAACGGAGGACAGCTACGTGTTTGGACAAGAGTATGCCCCCGCCGGGGACCTTTTCGACATCATACCCCCACAGGTAACGCCATCATTCATCCTTCCACCAATCACCGGCCTCACAGTCAGCCTGAGCTGCTCCAATCAGTCATGATGTTCAGTCACGGCAGTTTTAACAAGCTCTCTTGGGGTAGGAGCCTCGTCTTTGTCCCGgtttcctctctgtgcaaagcGTTTCACTTTCCTTTAGTGCTATTCCGGCTGATGTGCAGGGAATGCTCGACTTCAAGGTTCTTCTGAAGACTCATTAAAAATGGCTGGACCGGGACTTAGAACTGAGGTTCTGcgtgtttcagtttttctttatataaCATCAATGTTTTATTGGTACTGTATTCTCACCATAAGGCTCTTTTCTCTGTGTCACCTCTCACCTCCTCCATGTAATGTACCCGTCAGATTGTATTAATCGACGTTgcctgattttcttttctgtatgTGTCTCTTAGGTGGGTCTTCCAGAAGAAATGGTCAAACGCTGCATGCAGCAGCTGGGGTTGGCCCTGGACTTTATGCACAGTAAAAACCTGGTGCACCGCGACGTCAAACCCGAGAACGTGCTCCTGTTTGACCGCGAGTGCCGCCGCATCAAGCTGGCTGACTTTGGTATGACCCGACGTGTGGGCTGCCGTGTGAAACGGGTGAGTGGCACCATCCCCTACACGGCTCCGGAGGTTTGCCGCGCTAACCGGTCAGAGGGTTTTTTGGTGACCACCAGCCTGGATGTGTGGGCGTTTGGCGTGCTGGTGTTCTGTATGCTGACGGGCAACTTCCCCTGGGAGGCAGCTATGCCCGCCGACGCCTTCTACGAGGAGTTCCGACGCTGGCAGAAAGCGGGGTGTCCCGTGGGAACTTACCCGTCTCAGTGGCGCCGCTTCACCGACGATGCTCTGCGCATGTTTCAGAGGCTGCTCGCCGCTGAGCCGGAAAAACGCTGCGGCGTCAAGGATGTCTTCTGTTTTGTCAAGTACGAGCTGGTCAGCGAGCTCAGGCGCAGAGCGTCTTGTCGAGCCAAGAGAAGTGAGAGGTCAAGCTCTGGAGTGTGCACCGGCAGCTGCACCTCTTCGACATCCACTTCTTCGCGTTCCTCCCACAGACACCCTGAGCCTTCCACGCCTCCGGGAACATCCTGCCTGCGCCCGGCTCCCCTCAAAAGGAGCGTCCTCTCCGACCCGTTGTCTCCCAGAGAGGAGTCCGGACAGCACCAGTCTCCGGGAAGAGACAAGAACAAAAGCCAGATGGTGATGGCGACGGCCATAGAAATCTGTGTGTGATCACACTAGCGCTAGCACTGGAGACTAGAGGGCTTTTCACAGTAATAACAAGCTGTGAAGAGGTGTTAATAACTAGCACAGAGAGCCCAGTGAAAAAGGAGAATTTAGACATGAAAGAGAAGCTCAGGATCCAATCCCAAGCAGTGGAAATGGACATCATCAGTCAGTGATGCACACTGGGACAGCTTATCACTGACATTCAATACTATTCAGCTTTTGATTTGTGACCAAAGACTGCTTCCCAAGCTGAGAAGCCGTGTTTAAGAGTCTGTTGTCACTCCTCAAGGCAGCTCATTATTGCCACCCTAACATTTGTGCTCTCCTGCCCATACACTGTGGTGGTGCTTATgatattatatttagatttacTTCGTGTCTCTTTActttagtgtttatttatgtCCAGGAGATTCCCCAAATTCTTCTGAACAGGCGACCTTTTCAGACGGAAGCTTGTTATCAGAAGGCAATCTACGCAATTACATTCAACTGCCATTTCTCGGACTTCCTGCAAACTTCCAGTGGATAAAACTCATAGATGTTTTCAAGATAAAGTTttacaaagataaaaatgaaaaaaaaaaatgtagcagtcTGTATGAAGCATCTTTTCATGTAGGTGTCTAGACTGAGAGGCAGACTCTCAGCGAAAAGGCATCAGCTCAGGACACTTTAGtgggtcacttcctgttttattattaacGTGAATCCTTTGAGTGGCTGGAAGACACATCTGCCACATCTTGAACTGCTCTCAGTGAGATTCATTTCCAATTAAACGCAACTGAATGCAGGGATTGTGCATTTTCTGAGTGAAAATGGAGGAGGAACACAGGAGGCGAGGAGGAGAAAAggctttttattgtttcttttctaCCAGCCGTGTGCGTTTTTGgacgtgtatgtgtgtttcgGAGGaatacaacaacaggaaaaaaagcacaagatttttttgtaaatgaacTCTTGGAGAAAAGGTCGATATTGTACATAATTTGATAGGAGGGCACCGTAATATCAGGTAGTTCAATGATGTAGCTGTATTAATTTTCTACAACAGGAAAGGGTTTTACGGTTACTGCCGGGGTCAATGCATCATATGTAGCATCAAAACATGACAGAGTGTAGAGtctatcattaaaaaaatagatgtgCTATGTAGAAATATCACTTTCTCTATCATCGTAGCAGCTGCTGGTCCCCTTTttcgtttttcttctttgactGTTTTGGGTTTTAATTTGACTGGGTCTTAACCCTGGCCAGACAcacaaattaattaattcctGCCATGTCCTTTCACCCCAGCCTAATCACGGGCAACACACATTCcctgcataaaaaaaaatcattatgctTCCTGTTTGTCAATTGCAGCAGCAGACTGTCTTAATTTGATCAGTTAAGGCTAACGAGAGCCCCTGTGCAGGTCGACACCTTGCAATTGTTACTCGGTATATGTCGCCGCAGCCCCTCTATTACTTAAACATTGTCTGGAAGGATGACCTAAGTCTCAGCCATTAACAATGAGCGAGCTGTTGATTGTTCCCGACCGGAGCAGAGCCCCGGCTTCAGCTTCCATCGAGATACTGCTTATTAGGAATGCATCTAACCGGAGCAGTGTGTTCTACGCTTCACTGCGtgctaattaccttttttttttttctctctgcttgAACTGCTTCACTCTTATGTcagtcaggtgtgtgtgtccacCTCAGCTTTGTGCGAATGTGTTCTCGTTTCATGTAACGACTCCTCTTGTGACAGCTCATCACCTCTGTCCCTGTACTGTCGGTACCAGCGCTCCTCAGGTTTAATAGCTTCTGCCCGCTTCTCGAAGACTAATTGAGCTCCagtgaacaaaaaagaaaagagaaaaaagtgctCATCCACAGCTCCTCATGACAATGATTTAGCTCAGTGAGTCCCAACCTTGAGTTCATGAACCCTGGCTACTTCTGCGGTAGTCACAGGGTACATAGAAATATTAGGTGAAGAAGCTGAAGAGGACTGAGAAGTAAATGGCAACCAAACAGAATGTATAAATTATCACCAGATTATCATTGATATAGTAGCTCATCCGGCCCATGACCCATCACAAATCATGCACTAAATTAATCTGCTGGTTGTGTTTCACACACTATGAATTAAAATAATCTGAAAAGTCAAGGAGGCTCACGATTAATCGTATCCTGGACAAAATCTGGCCACTACTCTAGGAGGAGTCGCAATTCCTACTAAACTGGATAAGTGACTGTCAAACAACAATTGTTAATTTAGTCTTGAGCACAATTTGGGTTAAAACACATCAGTGTACAAGTTTAACTATAACCTGACCAATACTTTAAGAGGAGTAGTAATTTTGGTTAATTATGGAGGGCCTGGGGGATTACATAAGCTCAGTGGTTCTTGGGCCAGATAAgctaaaaatagaaaagtaaATGATTAAAATAGATTGTTTAAATAGCTAATGGATGAATTATTAGTTAAGAGaactaaaaaaagacaaaaatatgttgCCAAGTATATTGGATAACAATTTATCAGTTAGCTAATGAATACAGCAGCTAGCAAGATTACAACAAAAAAGTACCttctaaaaaaaattactaaaaACTGTGTATGATGGATGTGGTTATTGCTACATCACCTCCTGGTTGCTGAAGTCCTTTTTGAAGCCTCGAGTTGAGCTGCTGTCATCTTGGTTGCAAAGTAACAGATGCGACTTGTGATTGCCGTGTCGCTAGCTAATGAGTTTTTGATTTCACGCCAAACTTAATCTTCATTTTGAAACATAGTATGAGGAAGATTTACAAAACAGACTTAATTTTTTGTTCAGCATAAACCAAAGTAAATGATGGAGTCCCTTAACTCAGCAGGTAAATAGACTTCTACACGACTGGTAGCCTTTTTGCAGCCACggctagcgccacctgctggtgTTCCGATAAAATGCAGGGTTTTAGAAGCTGTgccaatttttttaaactgtcaaTGCTAAAATTGTTACTAGCAGTTATATTGTTAGATAACAGCACTGAGTATCAACTGGAATAGCATAATAAAAGTATAATTCACAGTTGAATCTGTTAGCTAAAAGTAGCAACAAAATTGTTACCTAAACATAATGGATAATTTGTGAAACTGGTAGATAATAGCATTTAAATCATTTTGCTAAAAGTAGTAAACAAGTAGCAAATGAATGTACTGAAATGTAGGATTAAAGTACGACGATAGTAGTAATGGATGGCCAAAATACCTAACTGACTAGCTGAGCGTACAGCAAGCTAAAGTTGTCCAGTTTCAGTTATTTCAGGTGAAtacctttaaatataaaagcGGACTGATTTTGAAAGCTATGGATTTGAAGTGTTTTTCAGAGGCTATAGGTTCACGTCATATGAAACAGGGTTGGGAACCACTGACTTAACTTATTGTACTGAATGACACATTTTCCTCCAGCAAATAATCAAAGCTGATGATGGTCCCTATCAGTTTCCTTGTCTCTTTCCATCTTTACTTGTGGTTCTGTAGAGTTGACCATATCAAGGCCTCTCAGAAGGATGTACTGTATACTGAGATGTTGGCTGCCTCAAAGAATTAATCAAAGGGTAATCCTAGAGTAGATGGTAGTGAAATGTGAATTAGCTCTGCCTTAGAACTTGTTGTTTACTCTATGTAGGATctacataaaagaaaaagacagggaTTAGACTGACCTTCAGTGTGCATTAGGAAATGTAAAGTAGTAGTCTAACGTAATACAGCATAACACCGAGTAAGGTGTATTGCAAAGTTCAACATGGCATTACGGTGCGTAAACTGGGGCGAATTTCAGATGtgagcagctgctgctttgttttaaatcagAGCCATTAGCATCATCAAACTGCTATCTATTGTTCTAATGTGTACTGTTGTTTCTCATGGACTGTTATGACAGGAATTGTCAAGTTTAATGATGAGGTGTCAAAATCTATCGAGTTTTATTTTAGCTCTAGAGAGAGTAGCCTTCGTCTtagcctgttttttgtttttttgttgaaaaatcGTAGAAGCTCATGTAAATACTGTATGTACTGTGTCtttaacaaaatttaaaaaggaatatacaaaatgttaatatatgttgaaataaatttatGCACCACATGCAATGGCTGCTGGATATTTCTGAGGGTAATTTAAAAtactgtgggatttttttttctgtcactgcaggCAAAGCTTATTCACCGCAGTTTTGTGTTGGCCCAAGACCATTAGATGAAGGTCAGCTACAATCATGTGATTTCCCAAGGCTCTGGCTTTCGTCTGGTTTGCCAGCGAGCCCCCAGACTACTTGAATATGCTGACTTCATTCTGAAAAAGCTCAATTAACACATCTGTAGATAGGAGCTATCTACGGCCCTCAAAGAGCAAGTGAGTTCAAGGACGGTTAGAATATGAAGATGGGAACCATTATCAGCCCACCAGCCGTCCATGCTGCATCTCAACTGTTGTCAGAGTGGAGGAGTTGGCTCAAGTTGTTATCAGGCTGACTTTAGACAGTGGGGTGGCATATCTGCCACAGAGCGAAGCTAATCACTTCAGACACtgcaagaaaaaggaaaggtcAGCCTTGGCACACTGGGCCTGTGTAGTAGGGGGAAGGTTGTCCTTTGTGATGGCCTATTATCCACCTGTAAAAGGCTACAGCCGCCCTAGTGGTGGTGTGGTAATTGTGTTACCTGCAACAGTCAAACTGACTCAAAGTTGAAGAATGTAATGTACAAGACAGGACATTATCCCTCACAGCGACCTGCCGGGCTTTCTGAGGACATGCACTTTTTCATTATTAGCTGTCTCCACAACAATCTGAGAGGCTAAATACCAAAAGCAATTTTTTCTTCCCAGATTATTCCTTAACTGTAGCCTTTTTAAAGACTGCCAGCTAAACTAAATTGAATCCCAGGGCTGGAGATGGCTGGATGTTAAGCCTTCAGTAGATAGTTCACAAAGGAAAGCGATCTTCCCTGGATGCAGCTGTCTCTGTGAGATCAAGTGTTAAATCCTCTTTGGTTATGCTTCCTCAGCATGAGGGGCCTGTGCGGCTGACTGACAAGGAGACCATTCACAGATTCGTGTCAGAATACTGGATCTCAACCACTAACTACCAGGTTTCACCTCCTCTATACACCGCTCAAGCAGACGTGGCAAGATTTCAAAGTGTTGGCAGCTTTATGTTATCACAGCGTGAAATGGttctcagaaaaaaagaggCTGGCAGAACCTTGCAGTTTCATTGAATCAAAGCGCTGGACAGGTGCACTTGCAGCATGTATACCAGGTGCAGCTGAATGGcttaacataaaaaaagaaaacacggcACAAGTTAATCCTAAAAGTTGCATGTGGGTGGATGCAACTAGATTGCtgacctgtccaggttgtaccATCTATCGCTCAAAGTGAGCAGATTGATCCAAATATCGATTCTATCGATATTATTCTatttccccccccaaaaaatttatttaacaaaattcAGTGGCCTACATACTGAACTTAGAGAGTAGAAAAAGTGTACTATCAATATTTGGATTGATCCCATCACCTCTACTGCTGTACCCTACTGTAAACCTCATAGGTTAAAGCATTGGTATACCTatatttacttggtattggatcaTACCAAAATCTGGAGTATTGCACGGCACTACCTCTTGCCCCGTGACAGCTGAGATGGGACAGTGACTTATAGTGCTTGgtttaaaaaagataaacaatTGTGCAGACAGAGGCTTTAGGTACAAAGAATAATTACTCTCTGCTTCAGCTGTTAAATTTTTACATAAGCCACCATTTCCTTCAATTCAGCTGTTTGCAAACAAGTACAGGAGAAGCACTCTGCATATTAAATGCATAGTAAACAATGAGGGGAGgtattctgtttttttagttttccatATTGAAGGCTGCAGAGTAGTattgttttcttctcattttaacACCACGAGGAACACACTGTACAGAGCTGAACCTCCCGTATCTCCTCAGCATCCTGCCTCTGCACCTTACAGACGATTCACTTTGAAACTGTCAGCTGCACCGCTACCTATTCCTTTCGTCCCGTGATGCATTTTGCAAAACAGCCACGGGCATCGCACCGGAGAAGCAGCTGTAGATTTGAAAGTCGGAAAACTCTGATTGTGATAGTGATCTCAGCAGGGGTTGAGCGCGAAGGGATGATACCCACTCCCTCAGATCTACACTCAAACATGATGTGGAAATAGTGTCTGATCACAGCAGGATGAAAAAGGACAGCGGAGGAAAAGAATGTCAGAGTGCAGAGAAGACAGAGAGCTACAAGCAGGAAGAGATGTGTCAAgtgtgtgaggaaaaaaaaaaaaggaaatgtgtttgtgtgctagAGGACAAAGTGGAGTTTCCGCCCAATAATATAAAGCGTAACCACCGCTTTTATCTTAAATTTGTCAGATGTTTTTGGATATTTCCATTTGTGAGTATGGTTTGTGCTTTGATTGCAGTGTGCTACTAAATTTTGTTTGTGCCAGACATAAATTCTCAGTGTGTGGTCGTCTGCCACCATTGCTATAGCAACTGAGATGATCCCGTTTTAGAAGAGCTCTGAAATTGTCTCCTTGTTTTAGAAACCCGCAGCACATTTCTTCTTGTGGAGGTGCTGCGAACACTTAAGGCGCTTttcattgtgtatttttatCTCGGTTTATCATACTGAAAaatcttgtttatttatgttagtgTATTGTCTCCCACTCAGATGGATCGTTAAGCTGGAGGGCTTCTGCTGGTGCTGCATTTTCCCATATACACAACTAGCTTCCTTGGTGCAGGCAAGCATCCAATGCTGTCTCGGTATATCCTATACAGTATGTCGTGAATCAAATATCTCACAAACTTCTAAGGAAGTATGAAACATAATGAATCTAGTGACCCTTTGACTTTCCATCTAGATTTTAATCCGACTCTACCTCCTGATCTTCCCTCAGTGGCACTATCAGACTTAATCTAATTGAAAGGTTGCCATAAAATTAATCATCCATGCTCACCCCGAAGCTAAAAACATTGCACACTCTATCATCAGTTATTAAGTCTGCACGGCACCCTCAGATctccaaacacaacacaatcCATCACATTCTAACAGTCAGATtgcaatttgtgtttgtttaataGCTTTTTAGATTCATCTTACATGCACTGTGGAAGTCTAATACaatgtaatttaattaaatCCTAAAATAAACACAGCTCAAAATCAAAGGGCAGAAAAGTTGCACAACAGCTGGTGTTTATGTGAGCCCAGGGACAAACCACGGTAAGATGTAAACATAATGATAAGAAGGCTGGTGTGTTCAATGAAATCATCACGTGAAGTGCTCACATCTGGGCCCAGATGGCCACAAATTGTCTGAATTCAAATATTGCCACTCATTAAtgagtcctgtttttttttttttaaacattccaCTTTGTCGAAGAACCTCATAAGCTGCATattttcattcatattcatGCTGTCAACTCTCAGGGCAGAAATTCTCCCTGCATTTTGAAGCCTGAATGTGTACTGTCAGTTGCCACGAGACCTGAGTGTGCCACCCACCAACATCTGTCATCTTCCACGCTTCGATTCTTCCATCTCTTCACACCCAGCCCAGAGGATAAATACCACCACGCATGCTTACAACGGAGAAATTTACTGTTAGTTTTATGAATATCAGGCAATCACACTTATAAAACTTTAAGTTCAAAAATGCCTCCAGACTTTTGCCTCCCTCACCTCTACTTTGAGAAGCAGTAATCATAAgttttgtgacattttatttctataatgCCTGTTATTATGAATAAACTGGAAAAAAGTGGTACGATTGTCATAATAATAAGACTATAcaggttctcagtcattcaggtcatggtagtctaaggagcttggaaagaacttctttaagttttgtgaagacgtttcaccatctctcatccgagaagcttcttcagttcaaaaACCGAATGGTGTCTCCCATAGTGGGGGTTGTCCCTTAAGAGGGTTGTGAGGTCCATGTATGCTTactgtgaatgaccatcttGAACAGAGGGGGTGGTCTTGCGTCAGGTGACCTCAATGGGTCACGTGATAGGGTGAGGCAAGGTCTCAATGGTTTTACCTGAAACCTCTGGTGATAATGACACATGCCTTTTTTCACACTTTGGGCCATGTGATGATGCACGGGATTAATAGTGAGTCAGTGACCTTCTTAAGGAATAACCCCCACTAGGATTTATATGCACGGGACTCTCCATCATTTGGTCTTAGAACcaaaagaagcttctcggatgagaggtgcaatgtcttccagaaacttagagaagtccagtcgctttctTTCTATGCTCCCTAGAATAATAATAAGACCTTAAATAATGCATGATTAATTCCAGGTTTCAGAATATTGCCTGAAAGTCACATAAATGTTAATAAATGACTTAATTGTGAATGGACCTCGGGGGTCCAGATGAATTCTACTGATGCACTTCAACTATAAGTTACACTAATTCATACAATTTGGTAATGAAAATCTAAAACACCCATTATTGCAGGGCGAGCTCAGTTTCATTATTTGGTTCAAAGTACCTTAGTGAGTTTCCAGCAATTATAGTGAGCAGCTTGACTGAAGAGGACACTGAGTGGATGGGTCGACCCAGACTTTGGGAATTCCCCTTCATGACTCTTTGAAACTAAAAGGAGGTTATGTCAGCTTGTGTAGCAAGATTTAAAACATGACCCTACTTGAAAATTAACATATGTGTTGAGGATATTTGGCACTCACAGTCACCACAGCACAGTTCTCACTTTTAAGTTGTGCTATATTCCTCTTAATTAAAAGCCTTTGCAGGCAATTAGGTGCTAATTCACCTCTTAGAAGCACCCTATTCATTGTAGCTGGATGATGGATGTAAACTGCATATCTAGGTGCTTGCTGCCATATTTTGCATACAGTGCAGGTATTGCCACTTTGGGAATGTAACTGTGCAAGGGAATAACCTATCACTACTTCCCTAAAGCATTTGTTACCCACTGTGTTTAACGAGCACATATCTTTGGCCCATTGGAATGTGATTGCATTGGTTTCAGTGAGTTGGATGGATATGCTGATGTGCCATACAGGTTCACTGTCACAGATGCTTCCTGTTAGCAATCATTAATTTGTGTTTCTTGGCTTCCATTCAATAATTATGTTGCAGTTTGTAGTGTGTTTCAATGTGGTTGAATAAATTGAGTTGCTTTGCAGTGTAGGCACATAGCcgggcgatcatggctcaagagttgggagtttgccttgtaatcggaaggttgccggttcgagccccggcttggacagtcttgtgTCCAAGTcttgtccttgggcaagacacttcacccgttgcctactggtggtggtcagagagcctggtggcgccagtgtccggcagcctcgcctctgtcagtgtgccccagggtggctgtggctacaacgtagcttgccatcaccagtgtgtgaatgggtggatgactggatgtgtaaagcactttggggtccttagggactagtaaagcgctatacaaatacaggccatttacatagCTCTCTTTCCATATGATTTCTTCTTGGTTAACATCCCCTACCCTAAATCTACAGTACTTCTAAACAACAGATGATTATCTGCTTTGAGGGAGAACCACCTTCTACTGAATTTTGTTGTACATCTAATTTAATGTCTGGTTCTTCCTCCAGATTAATATAGGGACTGCTGTGATTAAGGTAATGCAGGTAAGGGCAGGTGTTGATTTAGGGAGTGcttgatttaatttgattttattttttgtgaagcATGCTATTTCAAGATCATTTGATCATATCTATTTAATTGTGCACTGGCAACCTCAAGATTGAGTTTAAAATTTGATCAGTTGTGCAGTGCTAATTAGCAGCATAGCGTTTTAAGCTGCTCATATGTAAAAGTACTAATGTGCTTGGTTAGGActtgttttaaagaaataatagTTGTTTTTGAGGAAAAACCGCTGATTTTTCTGACCAAAGAGATTGATGAGAAGATTGATGCTACTCTTGCTAAATATAAGGTTACAGCTAacctgttagcttagcttatCCTATCTTAGCTTAGCTCGACAACCAAGCCGAGTAGCCTGACTGAAGTTAACGGTTCAGCTTCTTTGTTTTACATAGCTGTTTGCATCCATGGAGCTGAATCACTGCAATTTTTCTGGATTTAGTCACAGACTGAAACCCCCCAGTtacttacgtggtcagtacacacaaacaaaacagtgaagaaggcgcagcagcgcctcttctttctcaggagactgaaaagattcggcatgagcccccgcatcctcaggaccttctatcactgtgccattgagagcatcctcactggatgcatcaccacctggtatggcaacagcaccgcctacaactgcaaagctctccagcgagtagtgcggtgctctgaacggataattggaggtgagcttccctccctccaagacatctacaggaagcgctgcctgaggaaagcggggaggatcatcaaggactccagtcaccccagccataaactgttcagactgcttccatcaggaaggaggttctgcagcatccagtcccgtaccagcagactgagagacagctttttccatcaggccatcagactgctgaacacgtcatagacacctcagcttcactactggaacttcaacattatgcactccacactgtatataaatgccacttgttttgcacatattcaactctgtatattttatatattttattattattattattattattttttttttactatttaatttgtaaaaatgtgtatacacacacacacacacacacacacacacacacacacacacacacacacacacacacacacacacacacacacactattatatattgtacatatatttattagtttcaggttggccattcttgtattttgctcgtttgtgttgttgtgtttgcacatctctgttgcttgtggggctcgcacacaagaatttcactcgcatgtgctgtgccagtgtgcctgcacatgtgatgtgacaataaaagtgatttgatttgatttgatttgattttgatttggttATCCTTAGAAGACCACTtatatgaagaaaataaaacttcCAGTTCCTGTTAGCATTACTATACTCTCTACCACATATTTCTTTTGCAAGTATGAGAACACGCTCTATTGTTTCACATAATCATAATTTCCTATAGTATAGAGGTACTGTTAAGGTAGCTGACATATTATTAGTCTTGTCTCTTTTCTACTGCTTCCCTTTGTCTGCTGAGCCCAGTATTAATGTTAGCT carries:
- the sbk1 gene encoding serine/threonine-protein kinase SBK1, coding for MQDHGGERQVASSLPHSVKASLSLSPSGPGRVGSGGGSPTSKMGYCGGVPVEDMQALAITSLSAADVAKQYEHIRELGKGTYGKVDLVVHRTQGTKMALKFVTKNKTKLKSFLREYSLTGSLSCSPFIIKVLDVLFETEDSYVFGQEYAPAGDLFDIIPPQVGLPEEMVKRCMQQLGLALDFMHSKNLVHRDVKPENVLLFDRECRRIKLADFGMTRRVGCRVKRVSGTIPYTAPEVCRANRSEGFLVTTSLDVWAFGVLVFCMLTGNFPWEAAMPADAFYEEFRRWQKAGCPVGTYPSQWRRFTDDALRMFQRLLAAEPEKRCGVKDVFCFVKYELVSELRRRASCRAKRSERSSSGVCTGSCTSSTSTSSRSSHRHPEPSTPPGTSCLRPAPLKRSVLSDPLSPREESGQHQSPGRDKNKSQMVMATAIEICV